Proteins from a genomic interval of Qipengyuania sp. JC766:
- a CDS encoding phosphodiester glycosidase family protein, translated as MRTAVLLLALGLAACNPAPEGEPVITTEIGGGSDDGAEIASPEPASTPMRASDCKPVSFEGARLTHCIADPAKHAITTDLGPDDGAPYRSFAALSSGRGASAPPVAFAMNGGMFEASGDPVGYYVEDAERLVELNRNDGPGNFHLKPNGVFFGSNGSWRVLDSETFYRTVGDRPQFGTQSGPMLVIDGTIHPEISEDGPSKALRNGVGVDAQGRAHFVISESPVSFGLFARYFRDEAKTPNALFLDGNVSSLWDPASGRRDARAPLGPIIVVETKQ; from the coding sequence GTGAGGACCGCGGTCCTTCTTCTCGCGCTCGGCCTCGCCGCCTGCAATCCCGCACCCGAAGGCGAGCCGGTCATCACCACCGAGATCGGCGGCGGATCGGACGACGGCGCCGAAATCGCATCCCCCGAACCGGCCAGCACGCCGATGCGCGCATCCGACTGCAAGCCGGTCAGTTTCGAAGGTGCAAGGCTCACCCACTGCATCGCCGATCCCGCGAAACACGCCATCACGACCGATCTCGGCCCCGACGACGGCGCGCCCTATCGCAGCTTCGCCGCCCTGTCCTCCGGCCGCGGCGCGAGCGCGCCGCCGGTCGCCTTCGCGATGAACGGCGGCATGTTCGAGGCATCGGGCGATCCGGTCGGATACTATGTCGAGGACGCGGAGCGGCTCGTCGAACTCAACCGCAACGACGGCCCCGGCAATTTCCATCTCAAACCAAATGGCGTGTTCTTCGGCAGCAACGGCAGCTGGCGCGTGCTGGATTCGGAGACCTTCTACCGCACTGTCGGCGACCGTCCGCAGTTCGGCACGCAGAGCGGCCCGATGCTGGTGATCGACGGCACGATCCATCCGGAGATTTCGGAAGACGGGCCGAGCAAGGCGCTGCGCAACGGCGTTGGCGTCGACGCGCAGGGCCGCGCGCATTTCGTGATTTCCGAAAGCCCGGTCAGCTTCGGGCTGTTCGCGCGCTATTTCCGGGACGAGGCGAAGACCCCAAACGCCCTGTTCCTCGACGGCAACGTGTCGTCGCTCTGGGATCCTGCCAGCGGCCGGCGCGATGCCCGCGCCCCGCTCGGGCCCATAATCGTGGTGGAGACGAAGCAATGA
- the trpE gene encoding anthranilate synthase component I: protein MSAAAPPGSRASAGTSTPTGRNGLVWRRIVADCETPVGAFAKLSRDGRGDFLLESVEGGSQRGRYSLIGLEPDLVYRASRGQAELNADYLRDPAAFESCAEDPVARLRTLADACRIDVPEGLPPALAFLVGYFGYETLGLVEDVPRAANEALGLPDMLFVRPTLLLVFDNLTDELFLIAPVWDGPGGSDARIALAHERIEEAERGLAAAPPSRTAAPDLPDPALAPQSDPQAYRDMVLRAKEYIAAGDVFQVVLAQRFTCDFTLPPFDLYRALRRINPSPFLYFLDLPDFAIVGSSPEILVRVREGEVTIRPIAGTRPRGATPALDRAAEAELLADPKERAEHLMLLDLGRNDVGRVAKRGTVEVTDSYTIERYSHVMHIVSNVVGELDPARDALDALFAGFPAGTVSGAPKLRACEIIAELEPETRGAYAGGVGYFAPDGSVDSCIVLRTGVVKDGVLHVQAGAGIVADSDPDYELRECEAKAGALLAAAREAVRLAREPGFGQ from the coding sequence TTGAGCGCAGCAGCCCCCCCGGGCAGCCGCGCCTCCGCAGGCACCAGCACGCCGACCGGTCGCAACGGCCTCGTCTGGCGCCGGATCGTCGCGGATTGCGAAACGCCGGTCGGCGCTTTCGCGAAACTGTCGCGCGACGGTCGCGGCGATTTCCTGCTAGAATCGGTCGAGGGCGGAAGCCAGCGCGGCCGCTACAGCCTGATCGGGCTGGAGCCGGACCTCGTGTACCGCGCGTCGCGCGGGCAGGCGGAACTCAATGCCGACTACCTGCGCGACCCCGCAGCCTTCGAAAGCTGCGCCGAGGATCCGGTGGCTCGGCTGCGCACGCTGGCCGATGCGTGCCGCATCGACGTGCCCGAAGGGCTGCCCCCTGCCCTCGCCTTCCTGGTCGGCTATTTCGGCTACGAGACGCTGGGCTTGGTGGAGGACGTGCCGCGCGCGGCCAACGAGGCGCTGGGCCTGCCGGACATGCTGTTCGTGCGCCCGACGCTGCTGCTGGTGTTCGACAACCTCACGGACGAGCTGTTCCTGATCGCGCCCGTCTGGGACGGCCCCGGCGGGAGCGACGCACGGATCGCCCTGGCGCATGAGCGGATCGAGGAAGCCGAACGCGGGCTCGCCGCGGCACCGCCATCGCGAACGGCCGCGCCGGACCTGCCCGACCCGGCGCTCGCACCGCAGTCCGACCCGCAGGCCTATCGCGACATGGTGCTGCGCGCGAAGGAGTACATCGCGGCCGGCGACGTCTTCCAGGTCGTGCTGGCGCAGCGCTTCACCTGCGATTTCACGCTGCCGCCATTCGATCTCTATCGCGCGCTGCGCCGGATCAATCCCTCGCCCTTCCTCTATTTCCTCGACCTGCCCGATTTCGCGATCGTCGGGTCGAGCCCGGAAATCCTCGTCCGGGTGCGCGAGGGCGAAGTCACCATCCGCCCGATCGCCGGGACACGCCCGCGCGGGGCCACGCCCGCGCTGGACCGCGCGGCGGAAGCCGAGCTTCTGGCGGATCCGAAGGAACGGGCCGAGCACCTCATGCTGCTCGATCTCGGGCGCAACGATGTCGGCCGGGTGGCGAAGCGCGGCACGGTGGAAGTGACGGACAGCTACACGATCGAGCGCTACAGCCACGTGATGCACATCGTCAGCAATGTCGTCGGCGAACTCGACCCCGCGCGCGACGCGCTCGACGCGCTGTTCGCGGGCTTTCCCGCGGGCACGGTCAGCGGCGCGCCGAAATTGCGCGCCTGCGAAATCATCGCCGAGCTGGAGCCGGAAACGCGCGGCGCCTATGCCGGCGGGGTCGGCTATTTCGCGCCCGACGGCTCGGTCGACAGCTGCATCGTGCTGCGAACCGGCGTGGTGAAGGACGGCGTGCTGCACGTGCAGGCGGGTGCCGGCATCGTTGCCGACAGCGATCCCGATTACGAGCTGCGCGAATGCGAGGCGAAGGCCGGCGCCCTGCTCGCCGCGGCGCGCGAGGCCGTGCGCCTCGCCCGGGAACCGGGGTTCGGCCAGTGA
- a CDS encoding peptidyl-prolyl cis-trans isomerase translates to MLTSVRKFFSSAFGIVLFLVLLGIIAVGFTLGDVGNNAFFGGVAGGDRAAVVGDRRIDSAELAETATAAVDRIRREERTYSMQAFLEEDGLNEVLDQLIERAALGEWAQKYGFRAGENLVNSQILLDPNFRGSDGNFDPETFRALLGQINMSEAEFRAEQTDILLAQQVLVPAAFGAKVPQKVALRYGALLKEQREGAIGFLPSQAYAPSGDPTDEQLQSYYTSNRGDYLRPERRVIRYAVFGPDQVTVTAPTDAEIRASYQARRAEFQAIERRTITQFIVPTQQAATSFRQRIAGGTPIATAAQEAGLGVTNVGPVTREELAAQTSTAVANAVFAASEGSVAQPARSGLGFHVAVVDDVERQEARTLAQARDEIAETLQQQKTRAALDDLADEIEDEVTGGSAITDIARALNVDLETTRPLTGNGLVYGTQDEQVDEVLAPALATAFEMPEGEPELAVIEQGGRYLVFEVNRITQSAAAPLSEIRDQVVADWKLSRGLAEARKAADRIITRLGRGSDLAAALREEDRSLPQIENVDLNREQLARGGQQIPPPLALLFSMAEGTSKKLEAPSSAGWYIVDLNDIEANPIESDDPLFTQTQAALSQSMGREYSDQLRLAIREEIGIERNEDAIAAVRRQLNGNN, encoded by the coding sequence ATGCTTACAAGCGTCCGCAAGTTCTTCAGCTCCGCTTTCGGTATCGTTCTCTTCCTGGTCCTGCTCGGCATCATCGCCGTCGGGTTCACGCTGGGGGACGTGGGCAACAACGCCTTCTTCGGTGGCGTGGCGGGCGGTGACCGGGCCGCGGTCGTCGGCGACCGGCGGATCGATTCGGCCGAACTGGCGGAAACCGCCACGGCCGCAGTGGACCGGATCCGCCGCGAGGAGCGGACCTATTCGATGCAGGCCTTCCTCGAGGAAGACGGCCTCAACGAAGTTCTCGACCAGCTGATCGAACGGGCGGCGCTGGGCGAATGGGCGCAGAAATACGGGTTCCGTGCCGGCGAAAATCTCGTCAACAGCCAGATCCTGCTCGATCCCAACTTCCGCGGGTCTGACGGCAATTTCGATCCCGAGACCTTCCGCGCGCTGCTCGGCCAGATCAACATGAGCGAAGCGGAATTCCGCGCCGAACAGACGGATATCCTGCTCGCGCAGCAGGTGCTGGTGCCCGCCGCCTTCGGGGCCAAGGTGCCGCAGAAGGTCGCGCTGCGTTACGGCGCGCTGCTCAAGGAACAGCGCGAGGGCGCGATCGGCTTCCTGCCGAGCCAGGCCTACGCGCCCTCGGGCGATCCGACCGACGAACAGCTTCAGTCCTATTACACCAGCAATCGCGGCGATTACCTGCGGCCCGAGCGCCGCGTGATCCGCTACGCCGTGTTCGGCCCCGACCAGGTGACCGTGACCGCGCCGACCGATGCCGAAATCCGCGCCAGCTACCAGGCGCGTCGTGCCGAATTCCAGGCGATCGAGCGGCGCACGATCACTCAGTTCATCGTCCCCACGCAGCAGGCCGCGACCTCCTTCCGCCAGCGCATCGCCGGCGGGACGCCGATCGCCACCGCAGCACAGGAAGCGGGCCTCGGCGTCACCAATGTCGGGCCCGTCACGCGCGAGGAACTGGCCGCCCAGACATCCACCGCCGTCGCCAATGCCGTGTTCGCGGCGAGCGAAGGCAGCGTCGCGCAACCGGCGCGAAGTGGCCTCGGTTTCCACGTCGCGGTCGTCGACGATGTCGAGCGGCAGGAAGCCCGCACGCTCGCCCAGGCACGCGACGAGATCGCGGAGACGCTGCAGCAGCAGAAGACCCGCGCCGCGCTGGACGACCTGGCCGACGAGATCGAGGACGAGGTCACTGGCGGCTCGGCCATCACCGACATCGCACGCGCTCTGAACGTCGATCTCGAAACCACGCGCCCGCTGACCGGCAACGGCCTGGTATACGGCACGCAGGACGAGCAGGTGGACGAAGTCCTCGCCCCCGCGCTCGCGACCGCGTTCGAAATGCCCGAAGGCGAGCCGGAACTGGCCGTCATCGAGCAGGGCGGCCGTTACCTCGTGTTCGAAGTCAACCGCATCACCCAGTCCGCCGCGGCACCGCTGTCGGAAATCCGCGACCAGGTCGTTGCCGACTGGAAGCTGTCGCGCGGTCTTGCCGAAGCGCGCAAGGCGGCCGACCGCATCATCACCCGGCTCGGCCGTGGATCGGACCTCGCCGCAGCGCTGCGCGAAGAGGACCGGAGCCTGCCGCAGATCGAGAACGTCGACCTCAACCGCGAACAGCTCGCCCGCGGCGGCCAGCAGATCCCGCCGCCGCTCGCGCTGCTGTTCAGCATGGCCGAAGGCACGTCCAAGAAGCTGGAAGCCCCTTCCAGCGCGGGCTGGTACATCGTCGACCTGAACGACATCGAAGCGAACCCGATCGAAAGCGACGATCCGCTGTTCACGCAGACGCAGGCCGCGCTCAGCCAGTCCATGGGCCGCGAATACAGCGACCAGCTGCGCCTCGCGATCCGCGAGGAAATCGGCATCGAGAGGAACGAGGATGCGATTGCGGCGGTACGTCGCCAGCTGAACGGCAACAATTGA
- the tpiA gene encoding triose-phosphate isomerase — MHERPFIVGNWKMNGTRAMLSQARAIDRAAQNLMRAEVALAPPYTLIHPVHREAAQIGVGAQDCHAGDEGAHTGDISAAMVADAGAKFVILGHSERRKAHGEKDSLVRKKAGAAFAAGLQVILCCGEPEQVRDEGTAQDYVTKQLEASLPKEIERAGENLTVAYEPIWAIGTGRTPNVEEIGAMHRAIRKVLVERFGEDDGAQIRILYGGSVTADNAAELLGADEVGGALVGGASLTADTFIGIVMAAAGGADSAAS; from the coding sequence ATGCACGAGCGTCCCTTTATCGTTGGCAACTGGAAGATGAACGGAACCCGCGCGATGCTGTCGCAGGCGCGCGCCATCGACCGTGCCGCACAGAATCTCATGCGCGCGGAGGTGGCCTTGGCGCCGCCCTATACCCTCATCCACCCGGTGCATCGCGAAGCGGCGCAGATCGGCGTCGGCGCGCAGGATTGCCATGCGGGCGACGAAGGCGCGCATACCGGCGATATCTCCGCCGCGATGGTGGCCGATGCCGGCGCGAAATTCGTGATCCTGGGACACAGCGAACGGCGCAAGGCCCATGGCGAGAAGGATTCGCTGGTGCGCAAGAAGGCCGGAGCGGCCTTTGCCGCGGGATTGCAGGTCATCCTGTGCTGCGGCGAGCCGGAACAGGTCCGCGACGAAGGCACCGCGCAGGATTACGTGACCAAGCAGCTCGAAGCCTCGCTGCCCAAGGAAATCGAGCGAGCCGGGGAAAACCTGACGGTCGCCTACGAGCCGATCTGGGCGATCGGCACCGGCCGCACCCCGAACGTCGAGGAAATCGGCGCCATGCACCGCGCCATCCGCAAGGTGCTGGTGGAACGGTTCGGCGAGGATGACGGTGCGCAGATCCGCATCCTGTACGGCGGCTCCGTCACGGCCGACAATGCCGCCGAACTGCTTGGCGCGGACGAGGTCGGCGGGGCGCTGGTCGGCGGGGCCAGCCTGACGGCAGATACCTTCATCGGCATCGTGATGGCCGCCGCCGGCGGGGCGGACAGCGCCGCGAGCTAA
- the secG gene encoding preprotein translocase subunit SecG yields MSLFLFLTVVQALVAAALVCVVLMQKSEGGGLGVGGSPSGMMSARGAADFLTRATKWLAVGFVVLSIILAALATNTTSSGEITSTIDRTVTPQSAPANDPLGGGAAPAPAAPADAPAQAPAETDPLGN; encoded by the coding sequence ATGTCACTCTTCCTCTTCCTGACCGTCGTCCAGGCCCTCGTGGCCGCCGCGCTCGTCTGCGTGGTGCTCATGCAGAAATCCGAAGGCGGCGGTCTGGGCGTGGGCGGCAGCCCGAGCGGGATGATGAGTGCCCGCGGCGCGGCCGATTTCCTGACGCGTGCGACCAAGTGGCTCGCGGTGGGCTTCGTGGTCCTCTCGATCATTCTGGCGGCGCTGGCGACCAACACGACGTCTTCGGGCGAGATAACCTCGACCATCGACCGCACGGTCACGCCGCAGTCGGCCCCGGCCAACGATCCGCTCGGCGGCGGCGCGGCTCCGGCACCGGCGGCACCGGCCGATGCCCCGGCACAGGCGCCTGCCGAGACCGACCCGCTGGGCAACTGA
- a CDS encoding CTP synthase: protein MARFIFITGGVVSSLGKGLMAASLAALLQARGYKVRIRKFDPYLNVDPGTMSPYQHGEVYVTDDGAETDLDLGHYERFTGVAARQSDNVTSGRVYRDIIERERRGDYLGATVQVIPHVTDAIKQFALADVDDLDFVLCEIGGTVGDIESLPFMEAIRQLRNELEPLQTLSVHVTLVPFIAAAGELKTKPTQHSVRELAALGIKPDLLLCRSEHPIPDSERNKIAQFCNVRAEAVIPALDAPSIYSVPLQYHEEGLDREVLRAFGISDAPDPDLSRWHDVTDRFFNPEGEVTIGVVGKYVGLQDAYKSLNEALIHGGLANKVRVNIRWLDAEMFEQGEEDLAAKLEPMHGILVPGGFGERGSEGKISSVRFARERGVPFFGICLGMQMACIEAARLAGHAAASSTEFGATEEPVVGIITEWMSEEGLQKREEGGDLGGTMRLGAYEAKLAGNSHVHSIYGSDSISERHRHRYEVNNAYREPMESTGLSFSGMSPDGLLPEIVERPEHPWFVGVQFHPELKSKPFDPHPLFADFIAAAVRQSRLV from the coding sequence ATGGCGCGGTTCATTTTTATTACCGGCGGCGTGGTTTCCTCGCTCGGCAAAGGACTTATGGCGGCGAGCCTCGCAGCACTGCTGCAGGCGCGCGGGTACAAGGTCCGCATTCGCAAGTTCGACCCCTATCTGAACGTCGATCCGGGCACGATGAGCCCGTACCAGCACGGCGAAGTCTACGTCACGGACGACGGGGCGGAGACCGATCTGGACCTGGGTCATTACGAGCGCTTCACCGGCGTCGCCGCGCGGCAAAGTGACAACGTCACCAGCGGCCGGGTCTATCGCGACATCATCGAGCGCGAACGGCGCGGGGACTATCTGGGCGCGACGGTTCAGGTCATCCCGCACGTCACGGACGCCATCAAGCAGTTCGCGCTGGCCGATGTCGACGACCTCGACTTCGTGCTGTGCGAGATCGGCGGGACAGTGGGCGACATCGAATCGCTGCCCTTCATGGAAGCGATCCGGCAGTTGCGGAACGAGCTGGAGCCGCTCCAGACGCTGAGCGTCCATGTGACGCTGGTGCCTTTCATTGCGGCGGCGGGCGAGCTCAAGACCAAACCGACCCAGCACTCGGTGCGCGAGCTCGCGGCGCTGGGCATCAAGCCGGACCTGCTCCTGTGCCGCAGCGAGCATCCGATCCCCGACAGCGAGCGCAACAAGATCGCGCAGTTCTGCAACGTACGGGCCGAAGCGGTCATACCCGCGCTCGATGCGCCTTCGATCTATTCGGTGCCGCTCCAGTACCACGAAGAGGGACTGGATCGCGAAGTGCTGCGCGCCTTCGGTATCTCCGACGCGCCCGATCCGGACCTATCCCGCTGGCACGACGTGACCGACCGCTTCTTCAATCCCGAAGGCGAGGTTACCATCGGCGTGGTCGGCAAGTATGTCGGCCTGCAGGACGCCTACAAGTCGCTCAACGAGGCGCTGATCCACGGCGGTCTGGCGAACAAGGTGCGAGTCAACATCCGCTGGCTGGATGCCGAGATGTTCGAGCAGGGCGAGGAAGACCTCGCCGCCAAGCTCGAGCCGATGCACGGCATCCTCGTGCCCGGCGGTTTCGGCGAGCGCGGATCGGAAGGCAAGATTTCCAGCGTCCGCTTCGCGCGGGAACGCGGCGTTCCCTTCTTCGGCATATGCCTTGGCATGCAGATGGCCTGCATCGAGGCGGCACGCCTTGCCGGCCATGCCGCGGCATCGTCCACCGAGTTCGGCGCGACGGAAGAACCGGTCGTCGGCATCATCACCGAATGGATGAGCGAGGAAGGCCTGCAGAAGCGCGAGGAAGGCGGCGATCTCGGCGGCACGATGCGGCTCGGCGCCTACGAAGCGAAGCTGGCCGGAAACAGCCACGTGCATTCGATCTACGGCTCCGACAGCATTTCCGAGCGCCACCGGCACCGTTACGAAGTCAACAACGCCTATCGCGAGCCGATGGAGAGCACCGGCCTTTCCTTCTCCGGCATGTCGCCCGACGGCCTGCTCCCGGAGATCGTGGAACGTCCGGAGCATCCGTGGTTCGTGGGCGTGCAGTTCCATCCCGAACTGAAGTCCAAGCCTTTCGATCCGCACCCGCTTTTCGCGGACTTCATCGCGGCGGCCGTGCGCCAATCGCGCCTGGTTTGA
- a CDS encoding Hsp20 family protein: MSRLDFTPYRRSTVGFDRLFDLLENQARGNGGDNYPPFNIQRRGDDDYRITLAVAGFRAGDLDITAQQNLLTIQGRKRDDEDGEGEMLHVGIANRGFERRFELADYVRVANADLADGLLTIDLVREVPEAMKPKKIAVNGQKGLEVIEGDKRDDQADAA; encoded by the coding sequence ATGTCACGTCTCGATTTTACCCCCTATCGCCGTTCCACCGTCGGTTTCGATCGCCTGTTCGATCTCCTGGAAAACCAGGCCCGCGGCAATGGCGGCGACAATTACCCCCCCTTCAACATCCAGCGCCGTGGCGATGACGATTATCGCATCACGCTGGCCGTGGCGGGATTCAGGGCCGGCGATCTCGACATCACCGCCCAGCAGAACCTGCTGACGATCCAGGGCCGCAAGCGCGACGACGAGGATGGCGAAGGCGAAATGCTGCATGTCGGCATTGCCAATCGCGGCTTCGAACGCCGGTTCGAACTGGCCGATTATGTCCGCGTGGCGAATGCCGATCTCGCGGACGGGTTGCTGACGATCGACCTCGTGCGCGAAGTGCCCGAAGCGATGAAGCCCAAGAAGATCGCCGTGAACGGCCAGAAAGGCCTCGAAGTGATCGAGGGCGACAAGCGCGACGACCAGGCGGACGCCGCCTGA
- the grxC gene encoding glutaredoxin 3 — protein MSQPQVDIYTKFGCMYCTRARQLLDGKGVSYNDIDVTMGGDEKKAMLERAPDARTVPQIFIGDTHVGGSDDLAALDRAGKLDGMLGLA, from the coding sequence ATGAGCCAGCCGCAAGTCGACATCTACACCAAGTTCGGATGCATGTACTGCACACGCGCCCGCCAGCTGCTGGACGGGAAGGGCGTGTCCTACAACGATATCGACGTGACCATGGGCGGCGACGAGAAGAAGGCCATGCTGGAACGTGCGCCCGATGCCCGCACTGTGCCGCAGATCTTCATCGGCGATACGCATGTGGGCGGATCGGACGATCTCGCCGCGCTCGATCGCGCGGGCAAGCTCGACGGGATGCTCGGCCTCGCATGA
- a CDS encoding carbon-nitrogen hydrolase family protein, whose protein sequence is MTRIAVLQMQSGIDPDANRATLVQAADDAAKGGAAMLFTPEMSGLLDRDRKRAAQSIVAEEEDTVLAAMREAAARNGIWIALGSLAVKGEGDRWANRSFVIDDRGGIAARYDKMHMFDVTLEDGESWQESSAYRAGDGVVAVDTPVGRLGLTICYDVRFPALYHALGHLQCDVIAIPAAFTRPTGRDHWHILQRARAIEASAYVVAAAQVGEHEDGRATFGHSLVVGPWGEVTLDIRGDAPGLAFAEIDRDRVAGVRRQVPSLANRRDIPEPAQR, encoded by the coding sequence ATGACGCGTATCGCCGTACTCCAGATGCAGTCGGGCATCGACCCCGACGCGAACCGCGCGACGCTGGTACAGGCGGCGGACGATGCGGCGAAGGGTGGGGCGGCGATGCTGTTCACCCCGGAAATGAGCGGGCTGCTGGACCGGGATCGGAAGCGGGCCGCGCAGTCCATCGTGGCCGAAGAAGAGGACACCGTCCTCGCCGCCATGCGCGAGGCCGCGGCGCGCAACGGCATCTGGATCGCGCTCGGATCGCTTGCCGTGAAGGGCGAGGGCGACCGCTGGGCGAACCGGTCCTTCGTAATCGACGACCGGGGCGGGATCGCTGCGCGCTACGACAAGATGCACATGTTCGACGTGACGCTGGAAGACGGGGAAAGCTGGCAGGAATCGAGCGCCTACCGGGCCGGTGACGGCGTCGTCGCGGTGGATACTCCGGTCGGACGGCTCGGCCTCACCATCTGTTACGATGTGCGCTTCCCCGCGCTCTATCACGCGCTGGGCCACCTGCAGTGCGACGTCATTGCCATTCCCGCCGCCTTCACACGGCCGACGGGGCGCGACCACTGGCACATCCTGCAACGCGCGCGGGCGATCGAGGCCAGCGCCTATGTCGTCGCGGCCGCGCAAGTGGGCGAGCACGAGGACGGACGGGCGACCTTCGGCCATAGCCTCGTCGTCGGCCCTTGGGGCGAAGTGACGCTCGACATCAGAGGCGACGCGCCGGGCCTCGCCTTTGCCGAGATCGACCGCGACCGCGTGGCCGGCGTGCGCCGACAGGTCCCCAGCCTTGCCAACCGGCGCGACATCCCCGAACCCGCGCAGCGATGA
- a CDS encoding DUF1178 family protein yields MIVFDLKCDNSHRFECWFKSSGDFEEQSSRGLVSCPQCGSGVVAKAPMAPAVPKKSAGEGRRNRLEPKSAPADQPLAGGSLLPEVAKALQTIAKAQAKALEKSTWVGEKFADKARAMHYGEADEAPIHGRASRDDAEALLEEGITVAPILFPIAPPDEVN; encoded by the coding sequence ATGATCGTCTTCGACCTCAAATGCGACAATTCGCACCGTTTCGAATGCTGGTTCAAATCGTCCGGCGATTTCGAGGAGCAGTCGTCGCGCGGGCTGGTTTCCTGCCCGCAATGCGGGTCCGGCGTGGTCGCCAAGGCGCCGATGGCGCCCGCGGTTCCGAAGAAGTCGGCAGGCGAGGGCAGGCGAAATCGCCTCGAACCCAAGAGCGCTCCCGCAGATCAGCCGCTCGCGGGCGGCAGCCTGCTGCCGGAGGTCGCCAAGGCGCTGCAGACGATTGCCAAGGCACAGGCCAAGGCTCTGGAAAAGAGCACGTGGGTGGGGGAGAAGTTCGCCGACAAGGCCCGCGCCATGCATTACGGGGAAGCGGACGAGGCGCCGATCCACGGCCGCGCGTCTAGGGACGATGCCGAAGCCCTGCTGGAAGAAGGCATCACCGTCGCCCCGATCCTCTTCCCCATCGCGCCGCCCGACGAAGTGAACTGA
- a CDS encoding MFS transporter, protein MRELTRSQEIGLALSCAVVTANAYYIHPIIGEVADHFGVGHSEIGIVPALNQIALAIGIFFLLPLGDRFSNRSLTILFVAGQTACLALMTLAEGFLLFTLGSTLLGFVTIAPYLLPAYASKRVPPERLGHVTALLTAGVIFGILVARVGAGVVTEYFGWRTVYWIATGAMAVTMLLLPRLMEGRASERTEATPYLALLSSLFALLKSHRAIVLSGVIQAFNFGAFIALWLGLALHLTSAEMGYGVDTVGYLAAIAAVSVISTPRLGQWADKVGPYRARAVFAVIQMAGLALFWPLGYSLWGLVVPLVLANLVGPGIDVAGRMTFLSLAPDLRTRLTTIYIVLMFTGGGLGSLLGTFSYDHFGWPGTCVLLLVMSGALTALSIESLKRQA, encoded by the coding sequence ATGCGGGAGCTGACCCGGTCGCAGGAAATCGGCCTGGCGCTGTCATGCGCCGTGGTGACGGCCAACGCCTATTACATCCACCCGATCATCGGCGAAGTCGCCGATCACTTCGGCGTAGGTCACAGCGAGATCGGGATCGTCCCCGCCCTGAACCAGATCGCGCTCGCCATCGGCATCTTCTTCCTGCTGCCGCTGGGCGACCGGTTCTCCAACCGGAGCCTCACGATCCTCTTCGTCGCCGGGCAAACCGCGTGCCTTGCGCTCATGACGCTTGCGGAAGGGTTCCTGCTGTTCACGCTCGGCTCGACCCTGCTGGGCTTCGTCACGATCGCGCCCTACCTGCTGCCCGCCTACGCGTCGAAACGCGTCCCGCCGGAACGTCTCGGACACGTCACCGCGCTCCTCACCGCAGGCGTCATTTTCGGCATACTGGTGGCGCGAGTGGGCGCGGGCGTCGTGACCGAGTATTTCGGCTGGCGAACGGTCTACTGGATCGCCACCGGGGCGATGGCCGTCACCATGCTGCTCCTTCCGCGGCTGATGGAAGGCCGGGCGTCCGAACGGACGGAGGCAACCCCGTACCTTGCCTTGCTCAGTTCTCTCTTCGCGCTCCTCAAGTCGCACCGCGCAATCGTCTTGTCGGGCGTGATCCAGGCTTTCAATTTCGGCGCCTTCATTGCGCTCTGGCTCGGCCTCGCACTCCATCTCACGTCGGCCGAAATGGGGTACGGGGTCGACACAGTGGGCTACCTCGCCGCCATCGCGGCCGTCAGCGTGATCTCGACGCCGCGCCTCGGACAATGGGCGGACAAGGTCGGCCCCTACCGCGCCCGCGCGGTTTTCGCCGTCATCCAGATGGCCGGCCTCGCGCTCTTCTGGCCGCTCGGCTATTCGCTCTGGGGTCTCGTGGTGCCGCTGGTCCTCGCCAATCTGGTCGGTCCGGGCATCGACGTCGCCGGGCGCATGACCTTCCTTTCACTCGCCCCCGACCTGCGCACCCGGCTGACGACGATCTACATCGTGCTGATGTTCACAGGCGGCGGTCTGGGCAGCCTTCTCGGCACATTCTCGTACGACCACTTCGGCTGGCCCGGCACATGCGTTCTCCTACTCGTGATGTCCGGCGCGCTGACCGCGCTTTCCATCGAAAGCTTGAAACGACAGGCCTGA